The Solibacillus sp. FSL R7-0682 genome includes a window with the following:
- the lysS gene encoding lysine--tRNA ligase → MRHVSNIEELNDQLLVRRQKMTDIRENGMDPFGGRFDRTHLSNEVIAENEQFDKEQLEENLREVVIAGRIMTKRGKGKAGFAHIQDLGGQIQIYVRKDAIGEEAYELFNKADLGDIVGVKGNVFRTQVGELSVKATEFTFLTKALRPLPDKFHGLTDIEQRYRQRYVDLMTNEESKNTFIVRSKIIRAIRNYLDNNGYLEVETPMLHTIAGGAAARPFITHHNALDMELYMRIAIELHLKRLIVGGLEKVYEIGRVFRNEGISTRHNPEFTMIELYEAYADYKDIMDLTENLIAHVAQDVLGSTSVQYGEDTIELGVGWKRLHMVDAVKEATGVDFWAPMTVEEARTHAAEHGVEIKESHEVGHIINEFFEQKVEETLVQPTFITGHPVEISPLAKKNPEDSRFTDRFELFIVRREHANAFTELNDPIDQRERFEAQMAEKAAGNDEAHEMDNDFIEALEYGMPPTGGLGIGIDRLIMLLTNSPSIRDVLLFPTMRHVSK, encoded by the coding sequence GTGAGACACGTGTCAAATATCGAAGAATTAAACGACCAACTTTTGGTGAGACGCCAAAAGATGACTGATATTCGTGAGAACGGTATGGACCCATTCGGTGGCCGTTTTGATCGTACACATTTATCAAACGAAGTAATTGCAGAAAACGAGCAGTTCGATAAAGAGCAACTTGAAGAAAATTTACGCGAAGTGGTAATCGCAGGACGTATTATGACAAAGCGCGGTAAAGGTAAAGCTGGTTTTGCGCATATTCAAGACTTAGGTGGCCAAATCCAAATTTACGTACGTAAAGATGCAATTGGTGAGGAAGCATATGAATTATTCAATAAAGCTGACCTTGGTGATATTGTTGGAGTTAAAGGGAATGTATTCCGTACACAAGTAGGAGAGTTATCAGTAAAAGCGACTGAGTTCACTTTCTTAACAAAAGCATTGCGCCCGTTACCAGACAAATTCCACGGCTTAACAGATATCGAGCAACGTTACCGTCAACGCTACGTAGATTTAATGACAAACGAAGAAAGCAAAAACACATTCATCGTGCGTTCTAAAATTATCCGTGCAATACGTAATTATTTAGATAACAATGGCTATTTAGAAGTAGAAACACCAATGTTACACACAATTGCTGGTGGTGCAGCTGCTCGTCCGTTCATTACACACCACAACGCATTAGATATGGAATTATACATGCGTATCGCAATTGAGCTACACTTAAAACGTTTAATCGTTGGTGGATTAGAAAAAGTATATGAAATTGGCCGTGTATTCCGTAACGAAGGAATTTCAACACGTCACAATCCTGAATTCACAATGATTGAATTATATGAAGCGTATGCAGATTATAAAGATATTATGGACTTAACAGAAAACTTAATCGCACACGTTGCGCAAGATGTGTTAGGTTCAACTTCTGTACAATACGGGGAAGACACAATTGAATTAGGTGTAGGCTGGAAACGACTGCATATGGTAGATGCAGTTAAAGAAGCGACTGGTGTAGATTTCTGGGCACCGATGACGGTGGAAGAAGCACGCACACATGCAGCTGAGCATGGCGTAGAAATTAAAGAATCGCATGAAGTTGGTCATATTATTAATGAATTCTTTGAGCAAAAAGTCGAAGAGACGTTAGTGCAACCAACATTCATTACAGGTCACCCTGTTGAAATCTCACCTCTTGCGAAGAAAAACCCAGAGGATTCACGCTTCACGGATCGCTTCGAGTTATTCATCGTTCGTCGGGAGCATGCCAATGCCTTCACGGAGTTAAATGATCCAATCGATCAACGTGAACGCTTTGAAGCACAAATGGCAGAAAAAGCGGCTGGTAACGATGAAGCGCATGAAATGGATAACGACTTCATTGAGGCATTAGAATATGGTATGCCGCCAACTGGTGGACTAGGTATTGGTATTGATCGCTTAATTATGTTACTAACAAATTCACCTTCAATTCGCGACGTACTATTATTCCCAACAATGCGTCACGTTTCAAAATAG
- the dusB gene encoding tRNA dihydrouridine synthase DusB, which produces MSNIEQKPFQIGDIVMDNRVVLAPMAGICNSAFRLTVKEFGAGLVYAEMISDKAINFRNEKTMGMLYIDERENPLTLQIFGGDKDNLVQAAKYVDKNTTADIIDINMGCPVNKIIKCEAGAKWLLDPNKIYEMVSAVVDAVDKPVSVKMRIGWDDERVFAVENAQAAERAGAAAIAMHGRTRVQMYEGKANWDVLAEVKQNINIPFIANGDVETPQDAKRILEHTGADAVMIGRAALGNPWMMYQTVRYLETGELTPEPSVREKMDVCLLHFERLKALKGEVVAVREMRKHASWYLKGIRGNGKIRNAINMAETEQELRMLINGVVAEYEQDAIQDEQAQLEMV; this is translated from the coding sequence ATGTCAAACATCGAGCAAAAACCTTTCCAAATTGGCGACATTGTAATGGACAACCGTGTCGTTCTTGCTCCAATGGCAGGGATTTGTAATTCGGCTTTCCGTTTAACGGTTAAAGAGTTTGGTGCAGGTCTTGTTTATGCAGAAATGATTAGTGATAAGGCAATCAATTTCCGCAATGAAAAAACAATGGGCATGCTTTATATTGATGAGCGTGAGAATCCATTAACATTACAAATTTTCGGTGGCGATAAGGATAATCTTGTTCAAGCTGCAAAGTATGTAGATAAAAATACGACAGCGGATATTATTGATATTAATATGGGCTGTCCTGTAAATAAAATCATTAAATGTGAAGCCGGTGCAAAATGGCTCCTTGATCCGAATAAAATTTACGAAATGGTTTCGGCAGTAGTAGATGCCGTGGATAAGCCTGTTTCCGTAAAAATGCGTATCGGTTGGGACGACGAACGTGTATTTGCGGTAGAAAATGCACAAGCAGCAGAGCGTGCAGGTGCAGCGGCAATTGCGATGCATGGTCGAACGCGTGTACAAATGTATGAAGGTAAAGCAAACTGGGATGTATTAGCGGAAGTTAAGCAAAACATCAATATCCCATTCATTGCCAATGGGGATGTAGAAACGCCACAAGATGCAAAGCGTATTTTAGAGCATACAGGGGCAGATGCAGTTATGATTGGTCGCGCGGCACTAGGAAATCCGTGGATGATGTATCAAACGGTGCGTTATCTAGAAACAGGAGAGCTTACGCCAGAGCCATCAGTTCGCGAAAAAATGGACGTTTGTTTGCTTCACTTTGAACGCTTAAAAGCACTAAAAGGTGAAGTAGTTGCTGTACGTGAAATGCGCAAGCATGCTTCATGGTACTTAAAAGGTATACGTGGGAACGGAAAAATCCGTAATGCTATTAACATGGCGGAGACTGAGCAAGAGTTACGTATGTTAATTAATGGTGTGGTTGCGGAATACGAACAAGATGCAATCCAGGATGAGCAAGCTCAATTAGAAATGGTATAA
- the folP gene encoding dihydropteroate synthase, producing MLENYKKPLVLNGIELDFMKETFVMGILNVTPDSFSDGGQFDSVEAAVAQAKKMVAEGAKIIDVGGESTRPGYTRISDEEEIARITPVIEALVKEVPAIISVDTYKATVAKAAIEAGAHMINDIWGAKADPQMVQVAAELNVPIILMHNRESAEYTNYFEDFIEDLKESIMIAKQAGIPDNHIFLDPGIGFVKNLAQSIETMQRLDELVALGYPVLLATSRKRMIGAVLDLPVDERVEGTAATCAFGVQKGCHMMRVHDVKEVARTVKMMDALVGKFLVQGELTPRH from the coding sequence ATGTTAGAAAACTATAAAAAGCCACTTGTTTTGAATGGCATTGAGCTTGATTTTATGAAAGAAACATTTGTTATGGGAATTTTGAATGTCACACCGGATTCCTTTTCGGATGGTGGGCAATTTGACTCTGTGGAAGCAGCCGTCGCACAGGCGAAAAAAATGGTTGCAGAGGGCGCAAAGATTATCGATGTTGGGGGAGAATCAACACGTCCAGGCTACACACGAATTTCTGATGAAGAGGAAATCGCGCGTATTACCCCTGTCATTGAAGCATTAGTAAAAGAAGTGCCAGCGATCATTTCCGTAGATACGTATAAAGCAACAGTTGCCAAAGCAGCTATTGAAGCGGGTGCACATATGATAAATGATATTTGGGGTGCAAAGGCGGATCCACAAATGGTACAGGTGGCGGCAGAGCTAAACGTTCCAATTATTTTAATGCACAACCGTGAATCTGCCGAGTACACGAATTATTTTGAAGATTTTATAGAAGATTTAAAAGAAAGTATTATGATTGCCAAACAAGCAGGTATTCCTGACAATCATATTTTTCTTGATCCGGGAATTGGCTTTGTGAAAAACTTGGCACAAAGTATTGAAACAATGCAACGCTTAGATGAGCTTGTCGCACTTGGCTATCCAGTTCTATTGGCTACTTCACGTAAGCGTATGATAGGTGCAGTTTTGGATTTACCGGTAGATGAGCGTGTGGAAGGAACAGCAGCTACTTGTGCATTCGGTGTACAAAAGGGCTGTCACATGATGCGTGTGCATGATGTGAAGGAAGTCGCACGTACAGTCAAAATGATGGATGCATTAGTAGGGAAGTTTTTAGTACAAGGTGAATTAACACCGAGACATTAA
- the pabC gene encoding aminodeoxychorismate lyase → MLCWMNGRYMDEKDLTISPFDHGFLYGLGFFETFRTYEGQAVYLQEHFNRLLEALKEYRIAFPYTINEIQAVIKKLNEQDGQEGYFRLNVSAGAHPIGLSPTEYNSPTVILFRKELPNIVRGKEKEAVWLQTVRNTPEQQIRLKSHHYGNNVKARMELPNLAQYEGFFTDAQGVVAEGITSNVFWIKDGILYTPSVETGILNGITRQIVIGLAERLVIPVREGRFLKWELEQADECFVTTAVQELVPIVCIGGIRFAGAEGKYYQQLHNAYLQKIVAHLGEHKC, encoded by the coding sequence ATGCTTTGTTGGATGAATGGTCGTTATATGGATGAAAAGGATTTAACAATTTCACCATTTGATCATGGCTTTTTATACGGTCTAGGATTTTTTGAAACGTTTCGCACATATGAGGGACAAGCTGTTTACTTACAAGAACATTTCAATCGATTGCTTGAAGCGTTAAAGGAATATCGGATTGCATTTCCTTATACAATTAATGAAATTCAAGCAGTTATTAAAAAGTTAAATGAACAGGATGGTCAGGAAGGTTATTTCCGCTTGAACGTCTCCGCGGGTGCTCATCCGATTGGACTTTCCCCAACCGAATACAATTCCCCAACAGTTATTCTTTTTCGAAAAGAACTACCTAACATTGTACGCGGTAAAGAAAAAGAAGCGGTATGGCTACAAACGGTGCGTAATACACCTGAGCAACAAATACGTCTAAAAAGCCACCATTATGGAAACAACGTAAAAGCACGAATGGAGCTACCAAATCTAGCTCAATATGAAGGCTTTTTTACCGATGCACAAGGCGTTGTGGCGGAAGGGATTACGTCGAATGTATTTTGGATAAAAGATGGTATACTATATACGCCTTCTGTTGAAACAGGCATTTTAAATGGGATTACACGCCAAATCGTCATTGGACTGGCAGAGCGTTTGGTGATTCCTGTGCGTGAGGGACGCTTTTTGAAGTGGGAACTTGAACAGGCGGATGAATGCTTCGTTACAACGGCGGTTCAAGAGCTAGTGCCAATTGTCTGTATTGGAGGCATTCGTTTTGCGGGTGCTGAAGGTAAATACTATCAACAATTACACAATGCATATTTGCAAAAAATCGTAGCACATTTAGGAGAACATAAATGTTAG
- the folB gene encoding dihydroneopterin aldolase, whose translation MDYIHLREMQFFGYHGVLPEENVLGQRFRANVSLAVNIKRAGETDELDDTVSYVGVYDICKEIIEGKPFKLIEAVAETIAMRILTQYEGQVFGCRIEVVKPDPPIPGHYKEVAVDITRGTFI comes from the coding sequence ATGGATTACATTCATTTAAGAGAAATGCAGTTTTTTGGTTATCACGGCGTTCTACCAGAAGAAAATGTATTAGGTCAACGCTTTCGTGCAAACGTTTCATTGGCGGTTAATATAAAGCGCGCAGGGGAAACGGATGAGTTAGACGATACAGTAAGCTATGTGGGTGTTTACGATATTTGCAAAGAAATTATTGAAGGCAAGCCGTTTAAGTTAATTGAGGCTGTTGCTGAAACGATCGCAATGCGTATTCTTACACAATATGAAGGGCAAGTATTTGGTTGCCGCATAGAAGTTGTAAAACCTGACCCTCCAATTCCAGGGCACTACAAAGAAGTAGCGGTCGATATTACAAGAGGTACATTTATATGA
- the pabA gene encoding aminodeoxychorismate/anthranilate synthase component II: MILMIDNYDSFTYNLVQYFGEFGHELVVRRNDDITIEEIEQLAPMMLVISPGPCTPNEAGESLNIIAHFAGKIPILGVCLGHQAIAQVFGGKVVRAERLMHGKTSPVFHKGIGLHYKNTSPFAATRYHSLIVEPESLPDCLEVTAWTEEGEIMGLRHKEYQVEGVQYHPESIMTEDGKQLLRTFIELYCQVVK, encoded by the coding sequence ATGATTTTAATGATTGATAATTATGATTCCTTTACGTACAACTTAGTACAATATTTTGGTGAATTCGGACATGAGCTCGTTGTAAGACGGAATGATGACATTACAATCGAAGAAATTGAACAGCTTGCCCCAATGATGTTAGTAATTTCGCCAGGGCCCTGTACACCAAACGAAGCAGGGGAAAGCTTAAACATTATTGCGCATTTTGCTGGAAAGATTCCGATTTTAGGTGTGTGCTTAGGGCATCAGGCTATTGCACAAGTATTTGGCGGAAAGGTCGTAAGGGCAGAACGCTTAATGCATGGTAAAACGTCCCCGGTGTTTCATAAAGGAATTGGACTGCATTATAAAAATACAAGTCCCTTTGCTGCAACACGTTATCATTCGCTCATTGTTGAACCGGAATCCTTACCAGATTGTCTTGAAGTGACTGCCTGGACGGAAGAAGGCGAAATTATGGGGTTACGACATAAAGAGTACCAGGTTGAAGGCGTACAATATCACCCAGAATCCATTATGACGGAAGATGGTAAGCAACTGTTACGTACGTTTATAGAGCTTTATTGTCAGGTGGTGAAGTAA
- a CDS encoding FusB/FusC family EF-G-binding protein produces MTIPFLTVADVRLIEKQVNKILSAYMTSKDPHIINTVRGLATAELRENLTVVDETILSEVETISETIGAELFINSLKAYTVPFKAISEKELQKLFRKEKKLRLPNLERVNWYGISYLSWLDVSTHRQYIVIEKEDEYIGLRGVVKLQKPIKGVCAICNQHSDVHLFTATVKGQADAYTSYSNYICDNVESCNSNVSNYTKLEAFVARNII; encoded by the coding sequence ATGACTATACCCTTTTTAACCGTTGCTGATGTAAGATTAATTGAAAAACAAGTTAACAAAATTTTGTCTGCTTATATGACCTCAAAAGATCCTCATATAATTAATACTGTTCGAGGGCTCGCTACAGCAGAACTTCGTGAAAATTTAACAGTAGTGGATGAAACAATCCTGTCCGAAGTTGAAACTATTTCAGAAACTATAGGAGCAGAACTCTTTATTAATAGCTTAAAAGCCTACACAGTTCCATTTAAAGCAATCTCGGAAAAGGAACTACAAAAGTTATTTCGAAAAGAGAAAAAGCTAAGACTACCTAATTTAGAGAGAGTAAATTGGTATGGCATTAGCTATTTATCTTGGCTTGATGTAAGTACGCATCGCCAATATATCGTAATAGAGAAAGAAGATGAATATATTGGCTTAAGAGGTGTGGTAAAGCTTCAAAAGCCTATTAAGGGTGTTTGTGCGATTTGTAATCAGCATAGTGATGTTCATTTGTTTACGGCTACTGTAAAGGGGCAGGCAGATGCTTATACATCATATAGTAATTATATTTGTGATAATGTCGAAAGTTGTAATTCCAATGTGAGCAATTACACTAAGCTTGAGGCGTTTGTTGCACGTAATATCATATAG
- a CDS encoding helix-turn-helix domain-containing protein, whose amino-acid sequence MEKGQYGRRIRAFRKLKRIQQTEFAKRIGISVTTLGRIERGEKLPKEETLQTIADELSIDIEELKGQ is encoded by the coding sequence TTGGAAAAAGGTCAATACGGCCGAAGAATTCGTGCCTTTCGAAAGTTAAAACGAATTCAACAGACAGAATTTGCAAAACGTATAGGCATATCTGTGACAACTTTAGGGCGTATCGAGCGAGGCGAAAAACTGCCTAAAGAAGAAACGCTCCAAACGATTGCAGATGAGCTATCGATAGATATTGAGGAATTAAAAGGTCAATAA
- the cysK gene encoding cysteine synthase A, giving the protein MSKLANSVADLVGRTPIVKLNNATNENEGTVYVKLEYFNPGSSVKDRLALAMIEAAEKDGTLKPGGTIIEPTSGNTGIGLAMIAAAKGYKAILVMPETMSLERRNLLRAYGADLVLTPGPEGMKGAIAKAEELSASEGYFLPQQFKNEANAEIHRLTTGPEIIAAFEEEGLQLDAFVSGVGTGGTITGAGEVLKEKYPEIEIVAVEPKDSPVLSGGNPGPHKIQGIGAGFVPDVLNTEVYTSVFPVENEVAFENARKVAREEGILAGISSGAAIYAAIETAKRLGKGKNVLAIIPSNGERYLSTPLYQFED; this is encoded by the coding sequence ATGAGCAAATTAGCAAATTCAGTGGCGGACTTAGTAGGACGCACACCAATCGTAAAATTAAACAATGCAACAAATGAAAATGAAGGTACGGTATATGTTAAGCTTGAGTACTTCAACCCAGGTTCTTCTGTAAAAGATCGTTTAGCTTTAGCGATGATTGAAGCGGCAGAAAAAGATGGCACATTAAAGCCGGGTGGGACAATTATCGAGCCAACTTCAGGTAACACAGGTATCGGTCTAGCGATGATCGCTGCAGCAAAAGGTTACAAAGCGATTTTAGTAATGCCAGAAACAATGTCATTAGAGCGTCGTAACTTATTACGTGCATATGGCGCAGACTTAGTATTAACACCAGGTCCAGAAGGGATGAAAGGTGCAATTGCAAAAGCAGAAGAATTATCTGCTTCAGAAGGCTACTTCTTACCACAGCAATTCAAAAACGAAGCAAATGCTGAAATCCACCGATTAACAACAGGACCAGAAATTATTGCGGCATTTGAAGAAGAAGGTTTACAATTAGATGCTTTCGTATCTGGTGTTGGTACAGGTGGTACGATTACAGGTGCGGGTGAAGTATTAAAAGAGAAATACCCAGAAATTGAAATTGTAGCAGTTGAGCCAAAAGATTCTCCTGTCCTTTCAGGTGGTAACCCTGGTCCACACAAAATTCAAGGGATTGGTGCTGGATTTGTTCCAGATGTATTAAATACAGAAGTGTATACATCTGTGTTCCCAGTAGAAAATGAAGTGGCATTCGAGAATGCACGTAAAGTAGCACGTGAAGAAGGTATTTTAGCTGGTATTTCGTCTGGTGCAGCTATTTATGCAGCGATTGAAACAGCAAAACGTCTAGGTAAAGGTAAAAACGTATTAGCGATTATCCCATCAAACGGTGAACGCTACCTATCTACTCCTTTATACCAATTTGAAGACTAA
- the folK gene encoding 2-amino-4-hydroxy-6-hydroxymethyldihydropteridine diphosphokinase: MNRAFLSIGTNIGEREQNLQEAVRLLSGHDAITITAISSIYETAAVGYTEQADFLNIAVALETPVDAANLLAICQGIENKLGRIREFRWGPRIIDLDILLYNHENIETESLIVPHPRMYERAFVLVPLQEIMTPKYDMLEDVQQALQAFDLQKEGVKLWKKVNTAEEFVPFES; the protein is encoded by the coding sequence ATGAATAGAGCCTTTTTATCGATTGGAACGAATATTGGCGAACGAGAGCAAAATTTACAAGAGGCTGTTCGTTTACTAAGTGGGCATGATGCCATTACAATTACAGCTATTTCTTCAATATATGAAACTGCAGCGGTCGGCTATACAGAGCAAGCTGACTTTTTAAATATTGCGGTCGCGCTAGAAACGCCCGTTGACGCGGCTAATTTGCTAGCGATTTGCCAAGGGATTGAAAATAAATTAGGGCGTATCCGTGAATTCAGATGGGGTCCTCGAATTATTGACCTTGACATTTTGCTATATAATCACGAAAATATTGAGACTGAAAGCTTAATCGTCCCGCATCCAAGAATGTATGAACGTGCTTTCGTTCTAGTACCGCTTCAGGAGATTATGACGCCAAAATATGATATGCTTGAGGATGTGCAACAAGCACTACAAGCATTTGATTTGCAGAAAGAGGGCGTCAAGCTTTGGAAAAAGGTCAATACGGCCGAAGAATTCGTGCCTTTCGAAAGTTAA
- a CDS encoding peptidyl-prolyl cis-trans isomerase, with the protein MRSNRNLQQKTPQTPPNIPLSQRRLKTKPTLILLLILVVGNLFWFVLWLLPSDDNSSKNGSEKVATVDGEVITRQQWLAAMENRYGKETLQGLVNEAVMEKAAKKYKIDVSDKEIDLEIALLRSAQDSNDTSLHSLSTEQLRQKVRAQLILDKVLTNDVVVEEQEAEAYYKENQSLYNIPTTYRTSMIVVNTKEDAERVQKELKNGSEFAVLAREHSLDTASSSLGGDIGFITEDQSTVDQAIVSAVKKLKANDISKSFVLSDGRYAIAYVAEITEGQSFSYEEVENHVKRQLALEQLPPSITPEAFWAEFEATWFYGEATK; encoded by the coding sequence ATGAGATCCAATCGTAATTTACAGCAAAAAACACCACAAACACCGCCAAATATACCGTTATCCCAACGTCGTTTAAAAACAAAACCTACGTTAATTTTATTGTTAATTTTAGTAGTCGGAAATTTATTTTGGTTCGTGTTATGGTTACTCCCATCAGATGATAATTCATCTAAAAACGGTAGCGAGAAAGTCGCTACCGTCGATGGAGAGGTTATTACACGCCAACAGTGGCTAGCTGCGATGGAAAACCGTTATGGGAAAGAAACATTACAAGGGTTAGTCAATGAAGCAGTGATGGAAAAAGCCGCAAAAAAATATAAAATCGATGTTTCAGATAAAGAAATCGATTTAGAAATTGCATTATTACGTTCGGCACAAGATTCGAACGATACTTCTTTACATAGTTTATCGACGGAGCAATTACGTCAAAAAGTACGTGCGCAGCTGATTTTAGATAAAGTTTTAACCAATGATGTAGTTGTTGAAGAGCAAGAAGCAGAGGCGTATTATAAAGAGAATCAGTCCCTTTATAATATTCCAACTACATACCGTACAAGCATGATTGTTGTTAATACAAAGGAAGATGCAGAGCGTGTACAAAAAGAGTTAAAAAATGGCTCAGAATTTGCAGTATTAGCCCGAGAGCATTCTTTAGATACTGCTTCTTCAAGTCTTGGTGGGGACATCGGTTTTATAACGGAAGATCAATCGACTGTTGACCAGGCAATAGTATCGGCAGTAAAAAAGCTAAAGGCAAATGACATTTCGAAATCATTTGTTTTAAGTGATGGTCGGTATGCCATTGCCTATGTAGCAGAAATTACCGAAGGCCAATCTTTTTCATATGAAGAAGTTGAGAATCATGTAAAGCGTCAGCTCGCATTAGAGCAATTACCACCATCAATTACTCCGGAAGCCTTTTGGGCAGAGTTTGAGGCCACATGGTTTTACGGCGAGGCGACAAAATAA
- a CDS encoding anthranilate synthase component I family protein, with translation MQQVEYQTFSLTKDEFYYSFQQQTKNEKARVFLESGRGGHYSIAAWQPIATTKSIQGGLQITWQSGEVEVRQGEALEQLEVLIKDYYYAPIPNLPDFQGGAIGFISYDYARTIEVLPALAEDDLQVPDIFFYLFESWAVHNVKTDEVTLMKLKNSSVDLNEWREAWQKQATLGLENRHFNQEAAKDIKQDDNELQVSFQDEDFERAVEKIQQYIGQGDVFQVNLSVRQGKRLQTAPITVFEAVRSFNPSPYMAYIESEDFAVVSGSPELLVKRKGQELSTRPIAGTRPRGDSKEQDEALANELIHHEKERAEHVMLVDLERNDLGRVCEYGTVEVNEFMVIEYYSHVMHIVSNVRGKVATGKTNTDVIRAMFPGGTITGAPKIRTMEIIEELEPVRRGLYTGSIGWIGYTGDLELNIVIRTAYIKDEMAYIQAGAGIVIDSIPANEYIESMNKAKAMWQAKAMAEGVVR, from the coding sequence ATGCAGCAAGTAGAGTACCAAACTTTTTCACTGACAAAAGATGAGTTTTATTATAGTTTTCAACAACAAACAAAAAATGAAAAGGCACGAGTATTTTTGGAAAGTGGTCGTGGTGGCCATTATTCGATTGCGGCATGGCAACCAATTGCGACGACTAAATCTATCCAGGGAGGCCTACAAATTACATGGCAATCTGGCGAGGTAGAAGTAAGACAAGGGGAAGCGCTTGAACAACTTGAAGTATTAATAAAAGATTATTACTATGCGCCAATTCCAAATTTACCAGATTTCCAAGGTGGAGCAATTGGATTTATTTCGTATGACTATGCTCGCACAATTGAGGTATTGCCTGCACTAGCAGAAGATGATCTTCAAGTACCGGATATTTTCTTTTATTTATTTGAATCATGGGCAGTACATAATGTAAAAACAGATGAAGTAACATTAATGAAGCTTAAGAATAGTTCAGTTGATTTGAATGAATGGCGTGAGGCGTGGCAAAAACAGGCGACATTAGGTCTGGAAAACCGCCATTTCAATCAAGAGGCGGCTAAAGATATTAAACAAGATGATAATGAATTACAAGTATCCTTCCAAGACGAAGATTTTGAAAGGGCTGTAGAAAAGATTCAGCAATATATCGGGCAAGGCGACGTTTTCCAAGTGAACCTATCAGTGCGCCAAGGGAAAAGGTTACAAACTGCGCCGATTACGGTATTTGAAGCAGTTCGTTCATTTAATCCTTCGCCATATATGGCTTATATTGAAAGTGAAGATTTTGCTGTTGTAAGTGGCTCTCCGGAATTACTCGTGAAGCGAAAAGGCCAAGAGCTTTCAACTAGGCCAATTGCAGGGACACGTCCTCGCGGTGATTCGAAAGAACAAGATGAAGCACTTGCCAACGAGTTGATCCATCACGAAAAAGAACGGGCAGAACATGTTATGCTTGTTGATTTAGAGCGCAATGATTTAGGGAGAGTTTGTGAATACGGAACAGTAGAAGTGAATGAATTTATGGTGATTGAGTATTACTCTCACGTTATGCATATTGTATCCAACGTCCGTGGCAAAGTTGCGACAGGAAAAACGAATACAGATGTCATTCGTGCCATGTTCCCTGGGGGCACGATTACGGGGGCACCAAAAATCAGAACGATGGAAATTATTGAAGAATTAGAGCCTGTTCGGCGCGGGCTTTATACAGGATCGATTGGCTGGATTGGTTATACGGGCGATTTAGAGTTAAATATCGTCATTCGCACAGCATATATTAAAGACGAAATGGCCTATATTCAAGCAGGTGCAGGTATTGTCATCGATTCAATTCCAGCAAATGAATACATTGAATCGATGAATAAAGCAAAAGCAATGTGGCAAGCAAAGGCAATGGCAGAAGGGGTGGTTCGATGA